Below is a window of Shinella sp. PSBB067 DNA.
GCCTGCGGCGCGGGCATCGGCTGGGGCACCTACATCGTCCTCATGAAGAAGACCGGCGCGATGTTCCGCGGGCTGGAGGGCCTCTCCATGTCGCTGCTCGTGGCGGCCGCCGTTGCCGCCCCGTTCGGCCTGCCGCGGGCGCAGGAGGCGCTGAACCCGGAGGGCCTCGGCATGATGCTCGGCCTTGCCGTGCTCGTGCCGCTCCTTCCCTATGCGCTGGAAATGATCGCGCTGCGCCGCATGCCCATGTCCGCCTTCGGCATCCTGATGAGCCTCGAGCCGGCGCTCGGTGCGCTTGCGGGCTTCCTGGTGCTCGGCCAGCCGATGACGCCGTTCCAGATTCTCGGCACCGGGCTGGTGGTTGCCGCGAGCGCGGGCGTCACCTCGAGCGCAAACGGGCCGGCGTGAGCGAAAGAGGAGCCTCTTTCATGTTCCTGCCGCAATCGCTAGGTTGAAGCAGAATCATCGAAACCTCCGGGGACCCACATGTACAAGAAATGCGTGATTGTCGCGGTTGCCGCGGCCTTTCTTTCCGCCTGCACGACGACCGATCCCTACACGGGCGAGCAGAAGGTCTCCAACACCGCCGGCGGCGCGGCCATCGGCGCGGGCATGGGCGCCGTCGCCGGCCTCCTCATCGGCAACAATCCCGTCCAGCGCCGCAACGCGGCCCTGATCGGCGCCGGCGTCGGCGCGCTCGCCGGCGGCGCCATCGGCAACTACATGGACAACCAGGAAGCCGAACTGCGCGCGCAGCTCCAGGGCACCGGCGTCTCCGTCACGCGCAACGGCGACCGCATCATCCTCAACATGCCCTCGAACATCACCTTTGCGACCGACCAGGACCGGGTGATC
It encodes the following:
- a CDS encoding OmpA family protein, with translation MYKKCVIVAVAAAFLSACTTTDPYTGEQKVSNTAGGAAIGAGMGAVAGLLIGNNPVQRRNAALIGAGVGALAGGAIGNYMDNQEAELRAQLQGTGVSVTRNGDRIILNMPSNITFATDQDRVIPPFYPTLDSVAIVLRKFDKTLIDVDGHTDSVGNAGYNQDLSERRANSVANYLASRGIDPRRMSAMGYGLERPIASNASEAGRAQNRRVEISISPLRQG